The following is a genomic window from Aphis gossypii isolate Hap1 chromosome X, ASM2018417v2, whole genome shotgun sequence.
aaatatgtaataataagtctaaaataataacaacattaatGAGCCATAACCAATACCTATAAATCGGCAAGTGTGTGAACTCATAGACATTCAACCGATTTACTAACCACTTCAGGTTGGTCATTGCAGTTAAAGAGTATATTAAGtggaaaaaataacacaaacaaataaatatgcttcaaaaagtaaaaaaaaaaaaacacctaaataaacaacataaaGATTTGGTTTTGTCGTGAaatgaaacacatttttttctaggttaggtcttttttttacaaatatgtaaatactataaGTTTTTACTCATACAGGGCGTAATAAGTAACCGAtggattttactttttttccaAAGGTGTTCGACCGCTTGCGTATCGAGTGTCCGGAGAAATTGAAGAAAATCAAAGCGATGGAAGGTGATCTGGGCCAACCCGGACTTGGGCTGAGTGACGAAAACAAGTCGATACTTTTCAACGAAGTGTCAATCGTTTTTAACGGGGCGGCGTCGTTACGTTTGGAATCCGGTCTGAAGGATGCGATAAGACATAACACAACTGGAACGAAACACGTGTTGGACTTGGCagttgaaatgaaaaatttagcGGTAACTTTGacttagaatatattattattattattatatcaagaCACATTAGTGCAATAGTGTTTTCGGTTCTAACGacgtgtacatattatatagtgtacaatgtaatttaatacgaataatattgttgtcagtgatgtacctatatattaaatacataatatttgtatttggaGAGTGTGTACCTACCACACTATTgagtttctataaaaataaagccgCCACAATActgtgcaaaaaaaaaaatagaatggaGCATACTGCAGTTTAACGCGATTTTCGATTTGCGTCGGTGAAACGGCAAAACGACTTGATTTCGACAAGGAcgagtttattttgtttatttttcttcgtgatatacaacaatattaaaatcgatATGATTGTTTTAGTCGTTCGTCCACTTGTCCACGGCTTTCTGTCATTGCGAATTTGACACACTCGACGAAACGATTTATCCATCGCCGGCCAATCCGGAGGATGTCATGCGCGCTGTTGAATGGATGGACGATCATACGCTTGAAATCATCACTcctaggtaattataattcaagtgTGGATcagataatgatatttttaaactgttttgagtcgagttgataataataattaaaaacaagtttaaaattaatggtatactatgataaaaaaaatagttaaaataataagtacaatacaTTTCACTAGACGAAAACAATTTcagtaataataagaaataactcAAACAACTTACTTatgttactatttatattgttatcacgaaaatatttaataattggttctaagataattttatctatatatgcAGCACAacgtgttttttattattatgtatgtattattataattactctttaatacttttaaagtaccaaaaataagtgatttttattgaacaattattttttccaacgGCAACAACAAGAAGTAAATAGTTTAAGAATTGCATACTTAATTTCTTATTCatgaatgttaattattattagtaataattttatgataatatttatttttcgattatttacaaataatcaaaacgtatatttgattgaaagtaactatttatttatcaagtcaatgtaaataaagtaaagatattaaacacgaattaaatgtaaacgaaggaaaattagtttaaatttaatacctcGTATGTGTCTAACGTTgtcaagaaaataatattacttaaactaTTTACGTTCATGAATAGAACTGTCAGTTTGACTTGTTGGACTTACAGTTTTCGAGATCACGTAGGTAAGTGTCTAGAATGACTATCACCGTATTGTgcctttatttataagtattcgtCACTCGTCTCCTTACGGGAGACATGTTAATCCGACATTGTAATGAAGATTgatgttgaatatttattgatgtatatgaaaaaatttaatttataagaaaataaatcatatttgaaTTGACTGCATCATTGACTaagaataaatttgttatatatattataatatgcacattttgatataattatttttcttatgtatcttaagtattatattatgttacaaaaataaataaataaaacaaattatataacatatatggCTATATACGTAGTATATACAGTATCTATCTATTGTAAAATAgacagatattataatatggtattattaaaaaaaaaaagatgttgtacaataaaaagtaaacaattattcaaatgattagtaaacaatttataaattcaaataattggttaacatcgaatttatataataatacaaattattttattaatatatttataatttttttgaacagtAACGTGTTTAACATGTTTTTGTCTACTGGTAcctttgattaataaataattctactGTTGTACACTCCGGTAAGgtgataaatattgtttaacatataaatttaaaatattttaaataaatactgttgaaaattaaagaaatttttactttcttatttgtaatgtatttaaatacctatttatttattttaatttttttgtatgaaaatttataacaaagcGTCAATAATAGTTAATCTGCATACGaaagtacattaatattattatgtattgaacGTTAATTTAGtttgttgaattaaataataataaaatgaaaaaaaaagaagtatcGACGATCATGAATCAGTGCACGAGCCAAAggcaatattgttaaaatatgaacttaaaagatactcataaaaaaaaattatgatgatCCAAAAACTTGCCCGTTTTGCTGagaatctattaaattaaattttaatattatatgtattaaccttatttaatggtatactatgaagaaataatttaattgactagcttaatatatttgttttcgaTATTGCATCAtgatatcttaaaatttaaaagttaacacGTATAAACATCTAACCTCCggaagtgattttttttaggaaactataaacgataatatatattcatcagTTCAGagaatataattagttattaattatttatttttgtttcaccACAGGGTGAACCGGTTAGTCTTAGTATACCGTGGTCCAGTGGTGTTAGAGAAAATAaacaactattaataaatacaatttttcgaaTATCGTAATTAATTCGTCGAATCAAACGGAACGCGTAGTAAACATAGTAATCGTCTTACGGTTAACGGTAttcaactaatataaataaattgatttcagATTGCTGGGGCCCCATCCTAATTGCTACACGTATTCTAAAAGGTTGGCGGAATCATTGGTCAGCCAATATGCTAATCGGATTCCAATATCTGTGGCCCGACCATCGATTGGTAAGTTTAAATCGATATCATATTGTTCATGTATTGACCCATagcctataataaataacacacgCGTTGCGTGAGCTTAATTTGAAATCTGCAACAGCCGCGGTGGACGACTTGTATACGACTTGTCTACGGACTGCAGTAACAGCCATCATATACAGCCCTGTAATTACCATAATTAGTTCggataacttaatttttcgatttttttttcctttccgATATAGTGACGCCTTCGTTCAAGGAGCCCGTTCCCGGATGGGTGGACAGCTTGAACGGTCCGGTAGGAGTCATCGTGGCTGGCGGAAAAGGTGTGATCCGATCCGTGTTGTGCAGTCCGGATTACGAAGCGGAAGTAGTGCCCGTAGATATTGCGATTAACGCTCTGATTTTGATTGCTTGGAAGAGAACCATaatcaagtaaatattataacattacacTAAACTGCTACAGTGCTACTATTCTGTCTATTTGGCgtgtgaaaaattaatatcatcatttaatattataatatgtatatgacataatgtattacctattataaatcaacCGCGCTAACGATGTGAACATTTTGATCACTCGAAGAGCCTCCTAAGCATCGAACAAGTGGTAggtaatatacatacttaagTTTAGATGGCCTGACGTcctaaatttaacattttttttttagaaaattagtgAGAGTTTTCGACTAAAAATCTTAACCCTGaaattaacgtttttatttttcgacaTGCTGTACGGTATATGATATCGATGATACAATATATGATATCCAGCTGATGCTCGTTTTTctattgtattttgaaattaagtcttcatatacattatacaaatatactcgataagaaaaaatatttgtaaccataataatttaaacatccGATAATATCTCAATATTAAGTCAAATAAacgaattaatataaaacgaaaacCGTGTAAAAGTTAATgtgattcaaattaaaaatatatttatatacttcatTCGTTCAgaattaaatagaattattcattatagttTCGACATtcaacatatttacatattttaaagtgcagagataattattttgacatttcTCATTCTATTGGATATTTAACATAAGTATATTCATCCAATCGAAgtgaatttgattaaaaaaaatatatatattttataataattattcataattattagatattcaaaatatccagcatcccaaaaaataaaaacataaaattcggAATTCAGGGTTacgatttatgtaaaaatgtcgAATCTTCGGTTACCAATTAAGTACTAATTTTCAAAGTATGTTtgatatcaacatttttactttaacgGACTTCCTaaacttttcttttatttctgTAACTATATgcttttcataataatatagccgaTAAaacgaaacattttttaatctaaaaatttgatcaaattttaatttataggcatttataataaattcttaatgcagtatgttttatttgtcacacaaaaaaaaaatgtgcctattcatagtttttaattgttaatgttgattgattgataaaatatttgatcaattactgactattttatttaaaattgtgagTCATCTCTGGAGATATTATTTGGAATGCACTAGAGTTTAGAAATTGATGAGCTTTTATACATGTAGGCACCTATTCATTGaggtataaaacatattatgtaatttacgtTAACGtacgtaatttatattttaatatatttttttatcgttttattaatttaataatatttgatacaatatcaacataatatatatcgataataaaaaattctcaataaaaaaaattaattattataaaaacgaaaaaaaaaaataacgtagtagacctattaattattataatttatagcctATTCCACAACGCACTATATAATTGCTATTgttgtttaaacaaaatatatttcgaaTTCGAGTAAGTATGTTACGAACAATAATTCACCTTTAATGAATTGATTTTGTACATATGATTCGATTTTGAAGCCTCTATACACGATCATTGGtcactataagtatattttatttttattcaaatactattgaattatttaatagaaaaaaaacaattgaataacattaatgacgaataataatttcatcaccGTATTGTTATAGTGTTGATGTAATGGACGATCCGGTGCCGTGTTACAATATATCCAAAGGAGACATTGTTCACCTGAATTGGGGCGAAGTGTTGGCCAAAGGAAAACGGTACGCGTATGAGTATCCATTCGACGCCGGTCTGTGGTACCCTAACGGATCAATGAGGACCAACAAACTGATGCACTATTTCATAGTGTTTTGGCTGCAGGTCGTGCCGGCCTACTTGATCGACGGCATCATGGTGTTGGCCAGGCAAAAGACATTGTAAGTCAACAGTATTAACACGTGGGATGTCCGTTTTTAAGGAACTAAAAATCGGCGAATTTCTAAGCGCGTACATGCGAGTCGCAGTatgaaagttattattataatgtgtatgacTGTGCGTAAAATAAAAAGCGGAACCCTACCGCGCGTGCACATACACGTACACGTCAACAGTCTGCTACgcgaatattaataatgttgtaaaaattatcaatatctcTATTGCCAATcagtattaactaaataattattgagccgagagttttaaatttaaaattctaatacataaatttaaaaatctataacttttaagttttaagagTTTAAgagcttaattttaaaaatatgagaatttaattttcaagctaACTCCATGATGAATTCAAATTCAGAAGTTTGGAGTTTTATTAAGTGGCTATATAGGATAgtcgatttaatttattgccaTAAACTAAATCTATTTCGATAATATACGCAGATGAGTATGAATCCTTTTGgctttaatataagtatataacaatattactttattgccAAATcaacatatatacacacaatatgTATATGGATGGGATCGTTAAGTGCTTATAATGCAAAGGATAaactaaatgattttttttaaccgttttttaattaatcttaaGTAAGACCCAGTAAAATCAAAACCACTTACtttgttaatgttataaacCACATTAACATCACgtgtattgcatattttatagcatGGTACGAGTTCAGAAAAGAATAGCGGTCGGTATGGAAGTGTTGCAGTACTTTACCATGCGTGGTTGGAACTTCAAAATCGAAAATACTAAAGCATTAATAAACGGTCTGAATGAAGAGGATATGAATAAATTCTACATTTCAAACACCGAGATTGATATTGAAAAGTATATGATCCAAGTTTTATTGGGTGCTCGTCAGTATTGCATGAAAGAGCCTTTGGCAAATCTGGACCGGGCGAGGTTCCATTTAAAACTgtgagttatattatgtataatattatattactataaacatctgataataattattttaataaataacacttattatttcaaagaattataaacgtttatatataacaatatttttgatcacATCATTTTAAGTCGTAACAgaagaacattttaaattattttttaatattttttattgtcatcgttttttcaacatttattaaaccaattattcttaatgaaaaaattacactACAAATTTCTCACTCGGAAgcagaattattttaacaagtaGTCCAGGAGTGGAGTATTGGAGAGGTACATGGTCAAAATGAGTGCCCAGtcatctattattaaatacttgtaacttataataagttattcgttcaaattttaatttttgtacatcgtattaattcaaaaaatttaaaaaatggttatgataacaaatattgaaaaatacaaatgttcttaaaaaatatattattttgtataacgaattaaagtttataattttgttattatgagCTTTTTGAGTTAAATTAATACGGATCGCCATTAAATAGTACgtctgtaataattataggcgtatgtagttaataaaaataataatatactgtacattaaaacattaagaaatacattttaatggtcaattaatatctacctacaacgattatataatatataacgaaCGGTTA
Proteins encoded in this region:
- the LOC114124227 gene encoding putative fatty acyl-CoA reductase CG5065, yielding MSSNGCALGEKMSYEGVSKWYSGRSVFITGGTGYMGKVLIEKLLRDCGDIKFIYVLCRPKRGFSPANRIEQIRKLAVFDRLRIECPEKLKKIKAMEGDLGQPGLGLSDENKSILFNEVSIVFNGAASLRLESGLKDAIRHNTTGTKHVLDLAVEMKNLASFVHLSTAFCHCEFDTLDETIYPSPANPEDVMRAVEWMDDHTLEIITPRLLGPHPNCYTYSKRLAESLVSQYANRIPISVARPSIVTPSFKEPVPGWVDSLNGPVGVIVAGGKGVIRSVLCSPDYEAEVVPVDIAINALILIAWKRTIINVDVMDDPVPCYNISKGDIVHLNWGEVLAKGKRYAYEYPFDAGLWYPNGSMRTNKLMHYFIVFWLQVVPAYLIDGIMVLARQKTFMVRVQKRIAVGMEVLQYFTMRGWNFKIENTKALINGLNEEDMNKFYISNTEIDIEKYMIQVLLGARQYCMKEPLANLDRARFHLKLLYWLNMVTQVLFGFFLLWVFVRAFDSFKFLLDSSTSSFTNVPIIGSLIPK